In a genomic window of Gossypium arboreum isolate Shixiya-1 chromosome 9, ASM2569848v2, whole genome shotgun sequence:
- the LOC108455162 gene encoding probable polygalacturonase At1g80170 has protein sequence MSSLKVEDSSRCFQKENMIVVKVIGWIWALVKETKGSDTEVGGSDNGAEMINSLEGKLGQEKVKSEGSSKKMQKGEAEDDGFYYCDVCEARKLKNTNINIDNTFNVINFGAIGDGQKDDSKMFKHAWDAACDTSAPSPTFLVPQGKTYLLQPLTFNGKHCNSNNITLQIDGRIIAPTKPSAWDCETNCNHWIGFENFDGLHIQGSGTINGQGDKWWKLSCKDNEKSCQHRKPTGFMIGHSKNVDIKGLTFEDSPQMHIAFESSTLIHATELTIRAPGHSPNTDGIHIQRSTNVSIDNSTIQTGDDCISIGNESKYINISNIKCGPGHGISIGSLGIMGKTEDVEFVHVRNVTFHGTTNGVRIKTWQLSCKESIPCKNITMKDINLIYEKHKDKTSSYCLNARGLRNGRVHQVRLSTSLMWASSGAYGSVEASDVRWWCAGRGHKQQLA, from the exons ATGAGTAGTCTAAAAGTTGAGGATTCTTCGAGATGTTTTCAAAAGGAGAACATGATAGTGGTGAAAGT AATCGGATGGATCTGGGCTTTGGTGAAGGAGACAAAAGGGTCTGATACGGAGGTAGGCGGAAGTGATAATGGGGCTGAAATGATAAATTCATTAGAGGGAAAACTAGGGCAGGAGAAAGTAAAGAGCGAAGGGTCATCGAAGAAAATGCAAAAAGGAGAGGCTGAGG ATGATGGGTTTTATTATTGTGATGTTTGTGAGGCACGGAAG TTGAAGAACACCAACATAAATATCGACAATACATTTAATGTGATTAACTTTGGAGCTATTGGAGATGGACAGAAAGATGATTCTAAG ATGTTTAAGCATGCCTGGGATGCTGCTTGTGATACTTCAGCTCCATCACCAACCTTTCTTGTACCTCAAGGGAAGACGTATCTGCTGCAACCTTTAACTTTCAATGGCAAACATTGCAACTCTAATAACATTACGTTGCAG ATTGATGGGAGAATCATAGCCCCAACCAAACCTTCTGCATGGGACTGTGAAACAAATTGTAACCATTGGATTGGCTTTGAAAATTTCGATGGTCTGCACATTCAAGGATCTGGTACCATCAATGGCCAGGGAGATAAATGGTGGAAACTTTCTTGCAAAGATAACGAAAAG TCCTGTCAACATCGGAAACCAACG GGTTTTATGATAGGACACTCCAAGAATGTAGATATCAAAGGTTTAACCTTTGAAGACAGTCCACAAATGCACATTGCATTCGAAAGCTCTACTTTGATTCATGCCACTGAACTTACAATCAGAGCTCCGGGACACAGTCCCAACACTGACGGAATTCACATCCAACGTTCCACCAATGTCTCTATAGATAATTCAACCATTCAAAccg GTGATGATTGCatatcaattggcaatgaatcTAAATACATTAACATTAGTAACATCAAATGCGGTCCAGGTCATGGAATAAG cattgggagccttggaattATGGGAAAAACTGAGGATGTTGAATTTGTTCATGTAAGAAATGTTACATTCCATGGAACAACTAATGGAGTTAGAATCAAAACTTGGCAG CTTTCATGCAAGGAGTCCATTCCTTGCAAAAATATCACAATGAAAGACATTAACTTGATATACGAGAAGCATAAAGACAAAACGTCATCGTATTGTCTTAATGCTCGTGGCTTGAGAAACGGAAGGGTCCATCAA